Genomic window (Leptospira kirschneri serovar Cynopteri str. 3522 CT):
CGGACACGAGTAAGTAAGAGCCATCGAATATTAGACTTTTGAAAAGAAACCCAAAACCAGGAACTGGTTTCTTCTTGTGTATAATAAAACGCAGAATCAGATCTATAGTCTTCCACTCCATTCCAGTCTCCCGAAAGATCGTGGCTTCCGGTTGCATTAGAGAATGAGCCTGGAGTCCTTTTTAACAAATCCCAAACGGTGTGAATCGACTTTTTACGAATAGGTGGAGGAGTTTCCTGAAGTCGGATTAAAAAATCTACAAACTCGGAAGGTGAAATCGTATAAGAACCGTCCGACCAAAAAGAATTTCGTGTGTTCGGAATCTGAAAGATTCCTATTTTTTCTAAAAGTGGTTTTCCTTTTTCCGGTCCTACATCATTCCATAAATTTGTAAAATACCAATGTACGGAATATTCCAAAGCGGATTTTAGATTTTGATCTTTTTGCCAACGGATATAAGGGTATCTGGTTTTATCCCAGAAAAAAAGTGTTTGATTCTCTTTAAGATAACCTCCTTCTACGGAGATGAGAGCTAAGGCGGGATGAAACAAAGAGGAAGGTGGAGTTTTATAAAAACATTCATCTTTTTGAAAGTAAATTTTATTGTTTGTGGTTTGATTGATTAAGATCGCACAAAGGTTTTCGTTGAGATTTTTTTCGGAAAAAGATTTTGTACTTAGATTAGAATTAGAAGAATCAATCTTACAGGAAAGAAGCGAAAGAATAACTAAAAAGGATAGGAATCCGTTTTTCACTAAATCTAAAACCGATCACATTAAAATAGAAATACAAATTAGAACAAACGTAATCGGAATATAAATAAAGAAAAAATAAATTTTCCCCGCCTTTTTCCAGGGTTTCTGCATTTTAGGACGTATCATTTCTAAAAGTTCTTCTTCGTTGGCTTTGTAGAGTGCAGAGGAATCGTTCATTCCAAATAGGTTGGCCGCAAGACGCCTAAAAGTTTTTTCTCTATAAGTTTGTATATAATCCATGCTTAGAGCGACTAACGTTTTGTTCTCTGAGAATAGATTACGAAATACCATAGGGATTTCGTAAAATTTTCCGATCAATAGACTGGATACTCTGGTAAAAAGTCCGAGATAAAATAGGGAAGCGTATTTTACAGATTCTAATTTTAAGCCGAATACGATCACAAAACAAACCAGATAAGCGCCGTATCCCACGATCAAACCGGCTCTTTCTAAAAATCGGTTCCAATAGACTTCTCTTTCAAATTCAAGATCCAGGATTTCCAAGGATGATCGTGTCGTATCGTTGATTAGAGGCATTGGTAAATTCGAAAAAAAGAATGTTTATCCATACAAAATTTACCCAAAGAAATGACAAACCAAATCGTACGCCATTTTTTTAGAAAGAGACTTTTAAAACGATGCTACTTACATTTTTGGTTTTCGTAAACTTTCTAAGTTTATGGTTTTTTAAATTGAAATAGACGTTTAAGAAAAAAAACGAACTCGAACTAAAAATCCGTTTTCCTTTTCTATCTCTAGTTCCCCTCTTAATTGAAGGCAAAACGCTTGGATTAGACTCATCCCTGCCATAGACTTACTTTTTTCGGACTTTTCTCCAATGCCGTTATCCGCGATTTCTAAAATAAAATACCCGGAGTCCGATTTTTGAAACGATACCGTAATTTTACCCTTACGATTTTCTGGAAAAGCGTGTTTAAAAGAATTGATCATGAGTTCGTTTAAAATCAATCCGCAAGGAATCGCTTTGTCGACCGAAAGTAAGGCTTCTATTATATTAGAATTTACTTGAATACTTCCGTCGTTTGGGCCGTATGAAAGAAAAATATGATTTACTAATGCACCTAGATATTCTTGGGTTTGAACGACTTTGTATGAATCGTTTAAAAATAAATATTCCTGAACGATTTCCATGGATTGAATCCGATCGATTGCCGACTCGATTGCTTTTTTGGCGGGTTCTGATTCTGTTTTTTCTCGATCTAAATTCAACATTCCTAAAATCAAATGAATATTATTTTTCACTCTGTGTTGTATTTCTTTAAATAAAGTTTCTTTATAATTTAAAGATTCTATTAGTTTTGATTCTTTTTCCGCGTAAGTGAAAATTTTATTTTGAAGTTTTCTATTTGTATCTTTGTGGGTTAAAGATAAACGTTTTTGTTTTCGGATTCCATTTAAGATTTCTAATATTAAAAACGTAAGAATCCCGCATAAAAAAGTAAAGTTAGCTCCTATTACAAAAACTTGAAAGTAAGTAATGGATCCGGTCCAGATTTTATAATGAATAAAAAGAATTCCTGAAAAAACAAAAACGGATGTAAACACCCAACTCCAAAATGTAAAAACGCGGCCTAAAAAAATTCCGCAAAAAACGGGAACTAAAAATAACCAAAGAATTCCTGCTCCGCCTAAACCGATTTTAGTATAAAGTAAACAACCTAAGATAAAAATTAAGGATACTAAAAAGTAAGATTTAGGTTTGTAGAATCGATTTGGAAGTAGTAATAAAAACCATACTAAAAGAAGGGAGAGAGTGTCTAAGATGACTACTTCTCCTAGTCCTTGTTGCCAGGCTAAATATACACTCGGGATATAGATTAAAAAACCGAAACAAGAAACTAAAATCAAAATGATTTGTATGACGTTTCTTTTCCAAACGCTCAAGTGTGTAGAACGATGAGAGTGTAGTTTGAATAATTTTTCGAAATGAGAAAGAAGATTCATGTCGATCCGAACATTTACAACTTTCCGATTGCGAAATAACAAACGTTCCATTCGGTTCTGGAAAAATCTTTCTCATCTTATTTTTGTCTTGAGTTTTTTGAAATATGTGAGCTTGTGCTCATTATTCTGAAAACAATAGATTTTGAAGCCGTTGATAGTTTGAGAAGGTTTACTTTTACCGTATAACTTTATAACTTCTTGAGATCGAATGTAAATGTGCAGTCCTATTCAGAACAATCCTCAGATTCAGTATACAATAAA
Coding sequences:
- a CDS encoding penicillin-binding transpeptidase domain-containing protein, which codes for MKNGFLSFLVILSLLSCKIDSSNSNLSTKSFSEKNLNENLCAILINQTTNNKIYFQKDECFYKTPPSSLFHPALALISVEGGYLKENQTLFFWDKTRYPYIRWQKDQNLKSALEYSVHWYFTNLWNDVGPEKGKPLLEKIGIFQIPNTRNSFWSDGSYTISPSEFVDFLIRLQETPPPIRKKSIHTVWDLLKRTPGSFSNATGSHDLSGDWNGVEDYRSDSAFYYTQEETSSWFWVSFQKSNIRWLLLTRVRISEQVTSPLKAAELVSKILKDESIIP
- a CDS encoding sensor histidine kinase; translated protein: MNLLSHFEKLFKLHSHRSTHLSVWKRNVIQIILILVSCFGFLIYIPSVYLAWQQGLGEVVILDTLSLLLVWFLLLLPNRFYKPKSYFLVSLIFILGCLLYTKIGLGGAGILWLFLVPVFCGIFLGRVFTFWSWVFTSVFVFSGILFIHYKIWTGSITYFQVFVIGANFTFLCGILTFLILEILNGIRKQKRLSLTHKDTNRKLQNKIFTYAEKESKLIESLNYKETLFKEIQHRVKNNIHLILGMLNLDREKTESEPAKKAIESAIDRIQSMEIVQEYLFLNDSYKVVQTQEYLGALVNHIFLSYGPNDGSIQVNSNIIEALLSVDKAIPCGLILNELMINSFKHAFPENRKGKITVSFQKSDSGYFILEIADNGIGEKSEKSKSMAGMSLIQAFCLQLRGELEIEKENGFLVRVRFFS